One genomic region from Microcystis panniformis FACHB-1757 encodes:
- a CDS encoding small RNA NsiR4-regulated ssr1528 family protein: MSTETNLTTTTGADAIDVAIANGIDFDGSPIPPAKLELYHRVMGLEAGRQRSGVSNTMRSRIVRIGAKHIPQEELNQLLLAADFAPLKEKEIAFYL, from the coding sequence ATGTCCACCGAAACTAATTTAACCACAACTACGGGCGCTGATGCCATTGATGTGGCGATCGCTAATGGCATTGATTTTGATGGTTCCCCAATTCCCCCGGCAAAATTGGAACTTTATCACCGGGTAATGGGTTTGGAAGCAGGACGACAAAGAAGCGGGGTTTCTAACACGATGAGATCGCGAATTGTCCGCATCGGGGCCAAACATATCCCCCAAGAGGAATTAAATCAGCTGTTGTTAGCCGCCGATTTTGCCCCTCTCAAGGAGAAAGAAATCGCTTTTTACCTATAA